In one Amaranthus tricolor cultivar Red isolate AtriRed21 chromosome 8, ASM2621246v1, whole genome shotgun sequence genomic region, the following are encoded:
- the LOC130820405 gene encoding uncharacterized protein LOC130820405 isoform X2 has product MMEFLMGRKIFVGFLCFSLLFAGFSSVSASTPPAKFVSGFISSSLAKLMKWVWSLKATTKTAISGRSMMKFESGYNVETVFDGSKLGIEPYSVEVSPSGELLIVDSANSNLYRISSSLNLYSRPKLVAGSAEGYSGHVDGKHREARMGNPKGAAVDDRGNIYVADTMNMAIRKISESGVTTIAGGKWNHKGGHVDGPSDEAKFSNDFDVVYVGSSCSLLVIDRGNRAIREIQLHFDDCAYQYESSFPFGIAVLLAAGFFGYMLALLQGRVGSIVSSQNDVNLTKNVQSSPYQKPRKSVRPPLIPADEDADRQEEGFFGSLGKLLANTGTAAMEIMGGIFPGLKKKPVAHQYRNHGQFQQPNTWQSQESFEIPKEEEPPAIETRAPTPKKTYAFMSKDAEKMQQQLRKSRVFYSGWDTEFQQQPQQQQQKHERHQHRHQHHSSVPQTYYEQSCDKTNEIVFGAVQEEGRRDSVVRPTDYAMNDYYQQNLRSRAGYFRNFPSYT; this is encoded by the exons ATGATGGAATTTTTAATGGGTAGGaaaatttttgtgggttttctCTGTTTTTCACTTCTTTTTGCTGGGTTTTCTTCAGTTTCAGCTTCTACTCCACCTGCTA AATTTGTTAGTGGGTTTATCTCAAGCTCTTTAGCTAAGCTGATGAAATGGGTTTGGTCACTTAAAGCCACTACTAAAACAG CAATTTCTGGGCGTTCAATGATGAAATTTGAAAGTGGGTACAATGTTGAAACTGTGTTTGATGGAAGTAAGCTTGGAATTGAACCTTATTCTGTTGAGGTTTCGCCTAGTGGAGAGCTTCTTATTGTGGATTCAGCTAATAGCAATCTTTACAGAATATCTTCATCACTTAACCTCT ATAGCAGACCGAAGCTCGTTGCTGGATCAGCTGAAGGATACTCGGGGCACGTTGATGGGAAACACAGGGAAGCAAGGATGGGCAATCCTAAAGGTGCCGCTGTAGATGATAGGGGAAATATTTATGTTGCAGACACTATGAATATGGCAATCAGGAAAATTAGCGAATCAG GAGTCACTACGATTGCTGGAGGAAAATGGAATCATAAGGGTGGTCATGTGGATGGACCGAGTGATGAAGCAAAGTTCTCGAACGACTTTGATGTAGTCTATGTAGGAAGCAGTTGTTCCTTATTGGTCATTGATAGGGGGAATCGAGCGATCAGGGAAATTCAACTCCATTTCGACGACTGTGCTTATCAGTACGAGAGCAGCTTCCCTTTTG GAATAGCTGTGCTTCTTGCTGCTGGATTTTTCGGCTACATGCTTGCTCTTTTGCAAGGCCGAGTTGGTTCGATTGTGTCTTCGCAGAAC GACGTGAATTTAACAAAGAACGTACAATCTAGCCCATATCAGAAGCCTCGTAAATCAGTGAGACCCCCGCTGATCCCTGCTGACGAGGATGCGGATAGGCAAGAAGAAGGGTTCTTCGGATCATTAGGGAAGTTGCTTGCTAATACCGGGACAGCAGCAATGGAGATAATGGGTGGTATATTTCCCGGTTTGAAGAAAAAGCCAGTGGCCCATCAATACAGGAATCATGGACAGTTTCAACAACCCAATACATGGCAGTCACAAGAGAGTTTTGAGATACCCAAAGAAGAGGAACCTCCTGCCATTGAAACAAGGGCACCTACCCCAAAGAAAACTTATGCGTTCATGTCTAAAGACGCAGAAAAAATGCAGCAACAGCTAAGAAAAAGCCGTGTTTTCTACAGTGGTTGGGACACAGAATTTCAACAGCAGccccagcagcagcagcagaaACACGAAAGACATCAGCATCGTCATCAACATCATTCATCCGTACCTCAGACTTACTATGAGCAAAGCTGCGATAAAACGAATGAGATTGTGTTTGGGGCGGTCCAGGAGGAAGGACGGCGTGATTCAGTTGTTCGGCCTACTGATTATGCTATGAATGATTATTATCAGCAAAATCTCCGGTCCAGAGCAGGGTATTTCCGCAATTTTCCATCATATACATAA
- the LOC130820405 gene encoding uncharacterized protein LOC130820405 isoform X1: protein MMEFLMGRKIFVGFLCFSLLFAGFSSVSASTPPAKFVSGFISSSLAKLMKWVWSLKATTKTAAISGRSMMKFESGYNVETVFDGSKLGIEPYSVEVSPSGELLIVDSANSNLYRISSSLNLYSRPKLVAGSAEGYSGHVDGKHREARMGNPKGAAVDDRGNIYVADTMNMAIRKISESGVTTIAGGKWNHKGGHVDGPSDEAKFSNDFDVVYVGSSCSLLVIDRGNRAIREIQLHFDDCAYQYESSFPFGIAVLLAAGFFGYMLALLQGRVGSIVSSQNDVNLTKNVQSSPYQKPRKSVRPPLIPADEDADRQEEGFFGSLGKLLANTGTAAMEIMGGIFPGLKKKPVAHQYRNHGQFQQPNTWQSQESFEIPKEEEPPAIETRAPTPKKTYAFMSKDAEKMQQQLRKSRVFYSGWDTEFQQQPQQQQQKHERHQHRHQHHSSVPQTYYEQSCDKTNEIVFGAVQEEGRRDSVVRPTDYAMNDYYQQNLRSRAGYFRNFPSYT from the exons ATGATGGAATTTTTAATGGGTAGGaaaatttttgtgggttttctCTGTTTTTCACTTCTTTTTGCTGGGTTTTCTTCAGTTTCAGCTTCTACTCCACCTGCTA AATTTGTTAGTGGGTTTATCTCAAGCTCTTTAGCTAAGCTGATGAAATGGGTTTGGTCACTTAAAGCCACTACTAAAACAG CAGCAATTTCTGGGCGTTCAATGATGAAATTTGAAAGTGGGTACAATGTTGAAACTGTGTTTGATGGAAGTAAGCTTGGAATTGAACCTTATTCTGTTGAGGTTTCGCCTAGTGGAGAGCTTCTTATTGTGGATTCAGCTAATAGCAATCTTTACAGAATATCTTCATCACTTAACCTCT ATAGCAGACCGAAGCTCGTTGCTGGATCAGCTGAAGGATACTCGGGGCACGTTGATGGGAAACACAGGGAAGCAAGGATGGGCAATCCTAAAGGTGCCGCTGTAGATGATAGGGGAAATATTTATGTTGCAGACACTATGAATATGGCAATCAGGAAAATTAGCGAATCAG GAGTCACTACGATTGCTGGAGGAAAATGGAATCATAAGGGTGGTCATGTGGATGGACCGAGTGATGAAGCAAAGTTCTCGAACGACTTTGATGTAGTCTATGTAGGAAGCAGTTGTTCCTTATTGGTCATTGATAGGGGGAATCGAGCGATCAGGGAAATTCAACTCCATTTCGACGACTGTGCTTATCAGTACGAGAGCAGCTTCCCTTTTG GAATAGCTGTGCTTCTTGCTGCTGGATTTTTCGGCTACATGCTTGCTCTTTTGCAAGGCCGAGTTGGTTCGATTGTGTCTTCGCAGAAC GACGTGAATTTAACAAAGAACGTACAATCTAGCCCATATCAGAAGCCTCGTAAATCAGTGAGACCCCCGCTGATCCCTGCTGACGAGGATGCGGATAGGCAAGAAGAAGGGTTCTTCGGATCATTAGGGAAGTTGCTTGCTAATACCGGGACAGCAGCAATGGAGATAATGGGTGGTATATTTCCCGGTTTGAAGAAAAAGCCAGTGGCCCATCAATACAGGAATCATGGACAGTTTCAACAACCCAATACATGGCAGTCACAAGAGAGTTTTGAGATACCCAAAGAAGAGGAACCTCCTGCCATTGAAACAAGGGCACCTACCCCAAAGAAAACTTATGCGTTCATGTCTAAAGACGCAGAAAAAATGCAGCAACAGCTAAGAAAAAGCCGTGTTTTCTACAGTGGTTGGGACACAGAATTTCAACAGCAGccccagcagcagcagcagaaACACGAAAGACATCAGCATCGTCATCAACATCATTCATCCGTACCTCAGACTTACTATGAGCAAAGCTGCGATAAAACGAATGAGATTGTGTTTGGGGCGGTCCAGGAGGAAGGACGGCGTGATTCAGTTGTTCGGCCTACTGATTATGCTATGAATGATTATTATCAGCAAAATCTCCGGTCCAGAGCAGGGTATTTCCGCAATTTTCCATCATATACATAA
- the LOC130820406 gene encoding probable alpha,alpha-trehalose-phosphate synthase [UDP-forming] 9 codes for MASRSHGNLLGLVSGDILDIPCTPRNLPRVMTVPGIISDMEGRESSDEDVGAPVVRERKIIVANMLPVNASKDSETGKWCFTLDEDSILLQLKNGLAPNTEVIYIGSLKVDIDTNEQDEVSQRLLKEFKCVPTFLPQELQKNYYHGYCKQYLWPLFHYMLPMCPDHGDRFDRSLWQTYVSANKIFADKVMEVINPEDDYVWVHDYHLMVLPTFLRKRFYRVKLGFFLHSPFPSSEIYRTLPVRDEILRGLLNCDLVGFHTFDYARHFLSCCSRMLGLDYASKRGHIGLDYFGRTVYIKILPIGIHLGHITSVLDLPCTSVKAKEVQEQYKGKKVIVGIDDMDIFKGISLKMLAVEHLLRQNPEFLGKLVLIQIINPARSSGKDVQETQRETYLIAKRINETYGSTDYKPIVIIDRPVPRFEKSAYYAVAECCLVNAVRDGMNLVPYKYIVCRQGTPALDEALGIKPDTPHTSMLVVSEFIGCSPSLSGAIRVNPWDMDAVAEALNLALTMPITEKQLRHEKHYKYVSSHDVAYWAKSFVQDLERACQNHYDKRCWGFGLGLSFRIVSLSPSFRKLNVDYIVSAYRRTSRRLIFLDYDGTLVSQSGMNKCPSPEVISVLNALCNDPKNTVFIVSGRGRNQLGEWLSPCQLLGIAAEHGYFLRWNKAADWECNTAELDWKEIVEPIMRSYTEATDGSSIEPKESGLVWHHQDADPDFGSWQAMELMDHLENVLANEPAAVTRGHNIVEVKPQGVSKGLVVEKVISMLTDDGKPDFLMCIGDDRSDEDMFESLLKSSTPSSAKLSEILCCTVGQKPSKAKYYLDDTTDVLRLLCGIAAASSNQKPRYNSHAQVSFESTF; via the exons ATGGCATCAAGATCACACGGAAACTTGCTAGGCCTAGTCTCTGGTGATATACTGGATATCCCCTGCACTCCTAGAAATCTTCCACGTGTTATGACTGTTCCGGGGATTATCTCTGACATGGAAGGTCGGGAAAGTAGTGATGAAGATGTAGGTGCCCCTGTTGTACGTGAGCGAAAAATTATCGTTGCTAATATGTTGCCCGTTAATGCATCTAAGGACTCTGAAACGGGAAAGTGGTGCTTCACCTTGGATGAAGATTCTATATTGTTACAGTTGAAAAATGGATTGGCACCCAATACCGAGGTTATATATATTGGTTCTCTGAAGGTAGATATTGATACAAATGAGCAGGACGAGGTTTCCCAAAGGCTCCTGAAGGAATTTAAATGCGTTCCGACTTTTCTACCCCAAGAACTTCAGAAGAATTACTATCATGGGTACTGTAAGCAATATTTGTGGCCGCTTTTCCATTATATGTTACCTATGTGCCCAGATCATGGTGATCGTTTCGATCGATCTCTGTGGCAGACGTATGTTTCTGCTAATAAGATTTTTGCTGATAAAGTAATGGAAGTGATAAACCCGGAGGATGATTATGTATGGGTACATGATTATCACCTTATGGTTCTGCCTACATTTTTAAGGAAACGATTCTATCGAGTTAAGCTTGGGTTTTTCTTGCATAGTCCGTTTCCTTCATCGGAAATCTACCGAACCTTGCCAGTAAGGGATGAAATCTTGAGAGGTTTGCTGAACTGTGATTTAGTTGGTTTTCATACCTTTGATTATGCTAGACATTTTCTGTCATGCTGTAGTAGGATGCTCGGGTTGGACTACGCATCAAAGAGGGGCCATATCGGTTTGGATTATTTTGGTCGCACGGTTTACATCAAAATTTTGCCCATCGGCATTCACTTGGGTCATATAACTTCCGTTCTAGATCTTCCTTGCACATCAGTTAAAGCTAAAGAAGTTCAAGAACAATATAAAGGTAAAAAAGTGATAGTTGGGATCGATGATATGGATATTTTCAAAGGTATCAGTCTGAAAATGTTGGCCGTCGAGCATCTATTGCGTCAAAACCCAGAGTTCTTGGGCAAGTTGGTCCTGATTCAAATCATTAACCCAGCTCGAAGTTCAGGCAAGGATGTGCAGGAAACACAGAGGGAGACGTATTTGATCgcaaaaaggatcaatgagaccTATGGTTCGACAGATTACAAACCTATAGTTATTATTGATCGCCCTGTTCCTCGTTTTGAGAAGTCGGCATATTATGCTGTCGCTGAATGCTGCTTAGTGAATGCTGTTAGGGACGGAATGAACCTGGTTCCGTACAAGTATATCGTCTGCAGGCAGGGAACACCCGCTCTGGATGAAGCATTGGGTATAAAACCCGACACTCCTCACACAAGTATGCTTGTTGTTTCGGAGTTTATAGGATGCTCGCCGTCTCTCAGTGGAGCTATCAGAGTTAATCCATGGGATATGGATGCTGTGGCTGAAGCCTTGAATTTGGCTCTTACGATGCCGATTACAGAGAAGCAGTTACGGCATGAGAAACACTATAAATATGTTAGTTCTCATGACGTTGCTTATTGGGCGAAAAGTTTTGTTCAGGATCTAGAGAGAGCATGCCAAAATCACTACGACAAGCGATGTTGGGGATTCGGTTTGGGGCTGAGTTTCAGAATTGTGTCTCTGTCGCCTAGTTTCAGGAAGCTTAATGTTGATTATATTGTCTCGGCGTATCGGAGGACAAGTAGAAGGTTGATATTCTTGGATTACGATGGCACTCTTGTATCGCAAAGTGGTATGAACAAATGTCCAAGCCCGGAAGTTATTTCTGTTCTGAATGCTCTTTGCAATGATCCGAAAAACACCGTGTTCATCGTCAGTGGCAGAGGACGAAATCAACTTGGTGAATGGCTCAGCCCATGTCAGTTGCTTGGAATAGCTGCCGAGCATGGTTACTTTCTACG GTGGAATAAAGCGGCCGATTGGGAATGTAATACTGCAGAACTTGATTGGAAAGAGATTGTAGAACCGATCATGAGATCGTATACCGAGGCAACGGATGGTTCCAGCATAGAGCCTAAAGAAAGTGGCTTGGTTTGGCACCATCAGGATGCAGACCCTGACTTCGGGTCCTGGCAAGCGATGGAATTGATGGATCATCTCGAAAACGTTCTTGCAAATGAACCCGCTGCTGTTACCAGGGGCCATAATATTGTTGAAGTTAAGCCACAG GGTGTTAGCAAGGGGCTTGTGGTCGAGAAGGTTATTTCCATGTTAACCGATGATGGAAAACCAGATTTTCTCATGTGCATTGGGGATGACCGATCTGATGAAGATATGTTCGAGAGTTTATTGAAGTCTTCAACTCCGTCTTCAGCTAAACTTTCCGAGATCCTCTGCTGCACTGTCGGTCAAAAGCCTAGCAAGGCCAAATACTATCTAGACGATACAACTGATGTCTTACGGCTTCTTTGTGGCATAGCTGCTGCTTCCTCGAACCAAAAACCTCGGTATAACTCCCATGCCCAAGTCTCCTTTGAAAGTACTTTCTAG